In one Apium graveolens cultivar Ventura unplaced genomic scaffold, ASM990537v1 ctg8481, whole genome shotgun sequence genomic region, the following are encoded:
- the LOC141705048 gene encoding histone H3.3-like: MARTKQTARKSIGGKVPGKQLTHKVARMRAPTTGAYRKPHRYRPGTVALREIRKYQKTTELLILKLPFQRLVREIAQGIKSDLRFQSHAFLALQEASEDYLVGLFHDANLCSIHAKRVTIMPKDIQLARRIRGECA; this comes from the exons atGGCTCGTACCAAGCAAACTGCTCGTAAATCTATTGGAGGAAAGGTTCCTGGAAAGCAGCTCACACACAAG GTTGCTCGTATGCGTGCTCCAACAACTGGTGCCTATAGGAAGCCACATAGATACCGCCCTGGAACAGTTGCCCTTCG TGAGATCCGTAAGTATCAGAAGACTACTGAGCTTTTGATATTAAAACTTCCATTCCAGAGGCTTGTACGTGAAATTGCTCAAGGAATTAAG AGTGATTTGCGTTTCCAGAGCCATGCATTCCTGGCTCTACAGGAGGCATCGGAGGACTACCTGGTAGGCCTATTCCATGATGCCAACTTGTGTTCAATTCATGCTAAGCGGGTGACAATAATGCCAAAGGACATTCAGCTGGCAAGGAGGATCCGCGGAGAGTGTGCTTAA